From the genome of Anopheles funestus chromosome 2RL, idAnoFuneDA-416_04, whole genome shotgun sequence:
ttttacattttctcaaacagggtatggaacttggttcctcgaataacttctggcacagacttctgagggcatggccgtccaagaagaaaaagtagccaatgatgccatctatcgaccacaggttaaagattggcgatccgttggatagcgaccgagttataggcaaaatttgatgcaaaaatgaagaaaattttacattttctcaaacagggtatggaacttggttcctcgaataacttctgacacagacatctgagggcatggccgtccaagaagaaaatgtagccattggtgtcatctatcgaccacaggttaaagattggcgatccgttggataccgacagagttatatgcaaaacttggtgcaaaaatcagcctaggagataggcaattttatagattttttttgttattttattacaaattttcaatctttttcaatttaaaacattatttgagtgaaaagaaacttatttgaaccaattggcattaaaataaatcaatttaattttttttgcaaaatttctcaaaaaaatggcaaggggtaccccttatgaaattttcgagttgaaaattgtttttaattttttttctgattttttattcttttttgtgtttaaatcattatttgagtgaaaagaaacttattgaaaagaaattttttaaattttgctaaattgctcaaaaaactggcaaggggtaagctttatgaaattttcgagtttgaaaactattttttctttgtttttaaagacttttctacttttaaaaaatttatatgagtgaaataaaacttatttcaaccaattcgcattaaaataaaccaatttcaatttttttgcaaaatttcccaagaaAACGTATGGCTATAGCCggaggaaattttcaaatgggagcgcatcgcacaatcgctcctgtgtgtagcgctccgtacggagcgacctctttttcccgtgggctgagcgggagcgcgcacaataagatgagattgaggtacctctttcgctcttgacccaacactagtcgTTATTATTGCTTCTGCTACCGATCACCTGATGCCGGCAATCGACAGGGCTCGTTAGCGGTGTTGACATCGACGATTGGACTAATCGTGCCATCAGCAAACTGCAAAACTTTATTCGCCAGTGTCCTGGTAGCGCCCGTTGCCGAAACGTACATTGCACAAGCGATCATTACTATGTCGTCCCCTTCGGCCAGCTCGAGTTCCAGTTTGAGTTTTGGCAGCATTCACATATCTGATACTTACCCCGGTACAGTGGTCATTAGCATGCGATTTTAGATGTATACGTGACATTTGGACGCGTTCGACCGGCGTACATCGATCGGTCACGACTTTTCAATTAGACATGGCCACCGGTCAACTTGCGTTGGTCTTGTCTGAACTCTGGGGTCACTGGGGAGTTCACGTTTCATCGGGATACTGGGCAAACTTCGGTAGCACTTCGCATTTGCGCATGCCAATTCGTGTTGAAGTTTCAATTTCGTACACATGTTTGATGTTTGGCCCAAGTCCGTTAGGTTTGTGTGGACCACTGTACacagtggaacgaattcttggTTTTCACCCCTTCGAGCGTGTAACGGCCACGAAAGGCGATCGTGGCGAAAGATGGAAGAAATTGCTTGTCGCGTACCGATCAGGTAAAGTGGATCCTTCGGTGGAAGGGGAACAACGAGACTTGAGttgggtgttttttatttctctttttgtttgcaaaatgacTCACGGCATGCACGTGCATGCTGTCGTTTGGTTGTCGAACGAATAATATATTGAAAGAACTACAAGATTCCTATCGCGTTGTTCAATTTggggcagttttttttaacacgaAAGTTAATTGTTGTATTTGAGatgtaatttatatttttttttgtacagcgatacacacaaaataaacggTTTGTAATAATTATAACAACTATTAATCATCGGAATGCGTCCCTTAAATCAGTGTTGTCAAACACAAATAGTCTGAGCagtttattgctttttgttcaattattaAACGCTGAAGAAAATCACTATTCAAAACAAACTCTTTTTTACATTGCTGAAGACATAACAAAGGGttaaattataacatggaaaaTCATATAATAAAGATTTATGTACTCACcagcctttttttctattgctcGATGCATATTTCGGTTAAATTATTCCACATACATAATTATCACACTCTTTGCTTCCACAAATAGCTACATTTATTCTTCTTAAAGTTTTTAACCTGTTGTACATAAACTATTTAATGCACATGGTCTCCACATGCAAACGTGCACTAGTAAAAGctctaatttaattttactttcctgtttttttgtttgattctcTGTTTCATACACAGCCTCTGagaagcgattccgttttgCGGATGCTTTACCAAAAGACTTTTTTGCCTTTACGCTTACAGCGTTCCTCTCACTCGACACCGGCCAGTTCTACAATTACTCTgccacagttttttttctctagtaAAAACAATACCTCTGCCTATTCTTCTTCACACTGCTGTACACATACCTTCGCCCTAGCGCTTTGTAACGATTTGTACCGTTGCGAATGTTTATCAAGTAGCACTTTGATTGGTTCCTGGTTCGTATACAGTCTTTCTAAATGCCTTTACCTACTTGGCTTTGGCCGGCAAAAACATCACGGACGCGCCCAGGTTCGGCATGTTGAAAcaataatcaaacaaaaaaccaaacgaaaaaacaacatgacATAAAACGTCAATGCATTTAGATGTGAAGGTTCAGTATGCAGTTTTGCATACTTCCTAAAAATAACACTATCCCTTATACGCAATTAATAACCTTATAAACCTCTTGTTCCTGGTTAAACCCCTCAAACTTGTGGCCCGTTAACTTCTCGTCACACTTAATTTTAACCATCATTTACTTCGGTGTATCGTTAGACGATTTGTTGTCCTACGCATCCCCAAACACCCAGAACGGATGCGAGTGTCCATCTTTGTTTCCCCGTTGAAATTTTACAGCCAATCGAGAGCAACAGTGATCAACATGAAGATAGTACATCTGTATGTATGTCCGCACACGCaaagaatgtgtgtgtgtttttttacatctATTTTACTTCCATTTGCTCTAGAAAAGAGCAAACAGACATAGGACACTGATTTCGTTCAATCGATCCAATATCTCCAGTGTCCTCAGTATGCAAGTTTACTAAATAATGGAATGCATATGCATTGCATGTTAATCTTACTAACTGCGAACAAACACTCAACATTGAAGCTCTATTTGCAGGCGATCTATTTGGTATTAATTATTTAGCTGTcggatttatttttgcttcacgCTTTGGTTTGACATTCCTGGAATTGGGTTATTGGATCGCTACTTTGGATGAACGAGAGTTAATTGGCTTCTAGGAATCAAATGAATTAATTGATAATaactatgtgtgtgtgtgtgcgttgaaTAAGACACACTCGGATGCTGCGGGAAAGAATTTTTCCACTTATGCTTAACTAggtaactcaaaaaaaaatcacaaaacatcCGACAGTAACAGACAACAAGGCGGGAAATGGTGTGTACTAGATGCTAAATGACTTGACCGTCGATGAACTTCTTCCGATGCAACTGTTGCCTTACACTTTTACTGGTTGAATTGTATTACAAAATCGGTGGCACAATGTCGTGCTTGTCGTCTTCGTCGCTTACGTACATGCGTGTTAGGTCTGAAGCGACCGAAGCAGTTTCACAGGCACTACAGGAAGGAGACCCAACCAAGAAAGGAGATAAAGTAAGGCAAGAAACAGATTATTAATAGATCGATAATTAACTCACTTTTACTAGGTGCTAGAACTCAGGCAAAACGATACAAATTTGAGTGTTTCTAACTCAATTAAGGGTGAATTTATCATACCCTGCGGCACGACACCCTCCATACAACGGAGGACGTCGAACGCTTACGTTCTCTCCTAGCAAAGCATTCATTCACAGTCACTGCCGAAGGGGCTATCAATTATGCTTCCCCTGTGGTAATGCTAAACCTTGCGTTCGTGAATCATGCTAAAAACTTCGAACCAACTCCATACGCTGAGGACAAGCAGCCTCATATGCGGTTCGCTAGCTTCTCGATGGTTATTGGAAATAAATCACCATTAAATGAACATTTCAATTCGACGCCGCACACCATTCAGTCCCAGTACTCCTCAGCCCTTTGAAACATCTATTCCAGGCAGGAGGGCCAAATGAAGGTGCCTTTTACAGGGCTTTCAAAGTAGTTTCTTGTGGGCGTTAAAAGACATGCTGGACGGtgaattcaattcaatttttaaatataaacttCTTTAATAATCACGAAATTTGCATCCAATTTATTAATGATAATTTTGAAACGTTTTTCATTCGTACTCAAGGGGGCCTTCGGCAAGACCCCTGGAACAAAGACAACCATATGCATGTTTTCGTACCACATGTCCCTTTCAAGTGGGAGCCCATTCAATCATCTAACAAGCTTGCATTTtgtctgtttgagaaaaaaaaacggttacgTTTTGTGAAAGCAAAATCATGTTAGTGTAAAACACGACCACACCATCGGTGACCTTACACTTCCACCAGTGTGCACAATGTCGCCTTATGCGCTCGCATAAACCACCCCACGACCGACAACCGCTTAAGTGTGGACAAATTGATTCGCGCTGGAAAATTGACTGAACGGAATAATTTATCCGCTCACCGCGCCTACAATGTTTGATAGTGTGCTGGACACAAGGACCTTACCTGACGACATCGTGCTCCTCCAGTACCGGCACCTCCGAGCTATCCAAACCATCGTCCTCATCCGCCGGCAgctcgtcatcatcgtcatcgttcgACTCGACGATGATTGAAAGGTCGTGCAGCATTTTCGTCTGGGCGGCCGGTTTTCCACCCGTCTTCAACGTTGCACTCGGATGGGTAGCGTTGGCCGTATCGATAACCTTTGACGGGCCGGGCAGATCCAGTTTGCGCTTGCTGATGGATGATACAAAACGAACGAGACACGGTTGGTTGTATGTACTACTCGCCAAACGTTACCATTTCCGTTTTACTAGTTTTAAAAAGGAAGGTAAGGACGAAATAATTTGCACGTAAGATAAGATCATGAATGAAAACCGGCGGATGAACCGATTCGAGGTGTATGTGTACCGACAATCCCTCCCTCCCCACAATCGAACACACAACAGCTTTTGGGGCGTCTTACTGCCCACTCGGTAGCAGCAATTACGCTAATGAGTATTTTCCGGTCCACGTTCTCGGGTTGCTTACCTCTGTACTGCCTTATTGCGCATCACTACGTCGAGCCAGTTAGTAGTGATTTGAGGGCTGAATCTGTATCGGGATGAGAGTGGATAGAGCAAAAGGGAACGCTATCAGTCGAAGCTATTGGTAGTCGGAAAAGTTTCGCAGCTGGCAGTAATGCAGATCTGACTGGTATGATGGATTGTGGTCTGATTAGAAGTTTTACCCCGAAGTCGTATTGTCGAAACTTGCCAAACATGATTGATGTTCCGATGTTATTCCGTGCTTGGCAATCGACAACATACTAGGAAAGAGGCATTACTTTTCCAAACTCAATTATGGGCCAGGTACTGGATTTAATTTTAGGTGTAATCAATACCGATTGAATAGTTTGAAGATGAGGAATTTAATTACTGATCATAACACCAACCCATCGCACCGGTCACACAAGGAAAGCCCCAGCTGATGAGTAGAAGCAATAGCAAAGAAACGAGTTGGACACTACTGCTAAGGATGCATGCATATCTAGCTTCTCATGTACTTGTATGAACAGTGGGTGAAATTCCTAGCTCTAGAATGATTTATGTAGCAGTAACCTAGCTCCTTAAGTAATTAAACTCAATagttaacacaaaaaaaacaaacacacacacttatcTAATGCATGAGAtgcatgaaaaacaaaagtgttaacattaacaaaaaaaaacacaagagaaACCTAAGATGCTACAATGATATGATCGTTTTAAGCGCAGGCACAGCCTAACCGTGCACGCACACGCAAGCCGTCTTGTTCGTTTGCACCGTACAAAACGATGTGCGAGACGTGCACGGTATTGCGAGGTGCCTGCGGTCAGAAGTTGCGCTCGCTCGTGTCaccaaacccccaaaaaccgaaaccccAACGTCTTCTTGTTAGACAGAGCCATGCGCTCCCCCTGACGCGGTCCTAAAACATCAACTGAAAGTAGTTAACCTGATGGGTGTATGACTTGGCTAACTGGACCTTGATAATCCAAAGTTCTCTAACCGAGCATCGTTCGGCGGGCAAGGGTCGGCCTTAGCTTGTTTCTCCATCGATAGCACCTTGTTGAGGTACTTGAGATCGAACTTAAGAATTGCTGTACGGGAAGAAacagagagaagagagaacagagagagagagagagagagagagagagagagagagagatagaagcGTCGTGCGTCCACCAGCCGGtatgcagtaaaaaaaaaatacacagaagaagagaaaaaagaaagacgttTATTGACAACTTGATCGTGGGTAGAAAACCCCCTTGAGGGGCGCCGATTTATTGGACATTGGTAGATGTAAAGTTAAAGTGGTCGGGCCACCAAAATTCGAACGGGTAAACCCGGGTCTTACTTACATTTATCCAGCGGACCAAGTTTGAGCGCGATGTTGTACAGAATGTCCGCAGTCCAGAATTCTGGGATCCGGACAAACATTTTCTTCGCATCGGCCGGCAGATGGAAGCCAAGCTTGTGAAGCAGCAGTATAAACGGTTGGTAGGACAGTATCGCAAACTGATCCTGGTTCCATGGCACAACCGGGAtggatttctttttcactGCAGAAGAGAGATCAATGTTTGATATGATATGGTTATTAGAGCTAGACGTATCTTAACAACTCCAAGTCCTCTTACAGATGCAATGGTAGGACACTGGTTCCATGACGACCACACCCATGTTGCCACCGATTCCTGCCGTCACGTAAACGTTACCGCTCAGCAGATTCAACTTCACGAAGCAACAATCGAGCAAACTTTTCTGCAACCAAGCGATCAGTTTGCCACGGTTTTCCTTCTGGAGACGATCGCGCAACACCTGTATATCGTCTACCGCCTTGGACGATGACTTCGAGTCACCGTCCTCCGGTTTGGGTGAGTCGGCCGATGCAACCGACAGGGCCGGTGTCTGCACATTACGCTCGTAGTCCGGATTTTCCACCTTCATCAGATCGTCGTACTGGATGAGCGTGATGATGTTCTGCTCCAGCAGTTGCTCGATGATGGAGAGGCGCGTTTTCTGCTGATTACCATTTTCCTGGAACAGCTTCAGAATGTCGGCCACGACGCATTTGCTTTGACGGCACTGCACATAGTACCAGTGCAGCGAGTCCTTTTCCTCCTGTGTCCAGGTTACGAGCAGATTGCTCGACAGAAGTTGGGTGCCAATATCGGGCAGAGTTGTCGATAGTGTCAGTGGTGCCGGTTGGGGTGTATTGATGAACTTGTGAATGACGTACTCGATCAAATCGGACCAATCCTGGAGTTCGAGGGTGAGATTTATCACTctacgaaaaaagaaaacttcgaCTCAAAGGCTCTACTTACGTCACACAGCTCATACTCCGTTTCCCATATCTGGGAGTACGTTTTCAGGATGCTCGGTTGAAACAGTACATTGATCTGTCCCAAATCACCCCCGACATGGTGCATCATCGTGAAGATACAATCATTCACAAATGCACCATTTTCGCGGAAATCTTCCAACAGCAAACCGTACTGATGCATTATCTCCACCGTAGCGAACCTGGAAgcagaaaacagaaacagggAGAGacgtacaaaaaaagaaagaaaaaaaaaccaatcggTTAGAGTCGGGAAATGTTTCCCATCGGAAAAGGCCTTCCATTGGTGgtatggttttgtgtgtgttcgtttACTGTTTGATGTGGCCCAGCATGTCTCCCGGGACGCCATCTGCGGTCAGTTCCCGGACACCgtcgagcagcagcagaagcgtaTGGTTGGTCACTATTAAATCCTGCAGATACTGGCGGCTTTGTATGTTTGGGTTGTAGCATCGaagcaacaacacaaacagGCATCGTAAATCCTCCGTGCAGCTTATCTGAATCTGCAGCAGTTTAAGCTTCTCTTTGTCCTCCTGGCAAATGTGGGGTTAAGTGAAAACAATGGAAGGGAGAATTATAAATAGAAATATGAATTCCTGAAAGTACGATGAggagtacacacacacaattcttACCTTTGTCAGATGTGTACTCTTCTTGTACGTATCAAGAGCTTGCAGGAATTCTCTTATCGCCGTTACAAcctgtaaaaaaaagtcgcAAAATGATGATATTTGTAAGTGAGCGTGGAATGGACCACTCGAGATGTTCGCTTCAGCGAGAACACGCCCTTACCAAATGAATTCTTCGCAAACAAGGCTTTATGTCTGTTTCGGTAGCTCTGCTAAGCTGTTCAAGCTGTTCGCACAGCATCACACCCTCGTACGTGAGGTAGCTTATGATGTCGAACGAAAGGACACTGTTGATGTGCTCCAGATCCAGCTCGAGCTGGGTGGCAAACTTCAGGAAGTACGTTACCAGCCAGAAAAAGTGTGATGTATCGATTTGCACTTGCTGAGCGGCaagaggaaagaaaacgtATAATAAGCATCATTTGAGtagaaatgaaatcatttttacaaaaaagtatTCTATCGCATTGTAATGAATTTCACCGCATCTGTGTTTGCATCGTGCTTCGTAATAATAATACTTAATAATAATACGTAATTATAATACTTGTTCAATGTCAAGCATCAGTGCACTCATATCCCCAAGTGCTGCTAAGACGATGGTACTCAACCGAACTTTTGTATGGAATCGTACCGGAAGCATTCATGTGTGAATTACCCGACCCCCATAGTACGCCGTTTTACCATCAATTAAACTTTGCTCCTGTAACTTACCAGATCCGACAGTAATTGCGTGTGCAGCTCGTGCACTAGATAGCCGTATCCTTTCAGCAGAAAGTCAACCGTGAACTCTTTCAGgatgtgcgatatatcgtcgTCGGTTGGGACGTGATGCATGAGACCCTTCATGTTAATGCTAATGGGtggaaacggaagaaaaacggAACGGTGTTAAATGGTTCGCGTAACGAAATCAAGTCACAATGTGTAACCCACAGTTACGCTTTGCTATTACTCACATGTTGCTCTTGCCCCGCTTTACCAGCTTCTTCCGGCGCAGCTCTTTCTTCTCCTGCACCGATACAGGATTGCGCTGTTTGTTGGCCGCATTGAAACGTTGCTTCTGGTTGGAGGGTGGTTTCTGATGGATCGGTTTCTGGTGTGGACTGTCGTCCTCATTGCTTGAGGTGGAGATGGATTCTTTCTCCACCTGCGTACCGTAACCACAGTCAGAATTCTCCGACAGTGATacttgtatttgtttttgcgtttgttgttgcgattgctgctgttgttgcgacGGTGACTGCTGTTGGGATGGGGACGTTGGTGACTTTGGAGGTGATTgcagttgttgctgttgctgctgttgctgctgctgctgctgttgacacgattGTTGCCCGTTATGAGACTTACTACAATCCTTCATTGCTTGATCTTTAACGGAAGCAACTGCAGCCGCCACGGTCTGTTTGCAAAAGATACCCGAGGAGCCGCTACTGCTCGATGACTCAAAACTCTTGCCGCCACCTTTGGACTTTTTGGTCTGAAAGAATaagttaataaattataaacccAGCACAGTGCACAAGAACATACAAAGTTTCGGCTAACTTCCTGGCCATCGGAAGCGGGTGTTTTCTGGTGGTCacacagctgctgctgctgatgatgcgcGCCAGACCCGTTGCAGGAGGGTTTACCACTCGcgccacaaccaccaccaccattgcaGCAGCTTCCGCAGGTCGTCCCGCCCAAGATACACCCGTCCGTCGCGTTCGCCTTCAGCGTTTGGTGGTACATCTGGTGGGATTTGATCGCGCGCGAGAGAATGATCTGGGTCGGGTAGTCGGCAACCATGCGCGTGACCTGCGGCGCCTCGGACGAACATTCCTTGCTCATGGACGATGGCATTTTGCCACTGCCTAAAATGCAAATAGCGTTCATAAGTCCGGCTGGTTCAAAGTTCTGCGATTGGTGCTGCGGTTTGTGCCGCAGTTGGGTTGGCTGCTGCCCGGGAACTGTGCGTTCCCGGCGTAGACATTCACCATTGTCGGACGAGTCAGACGTCGGGTCGGACGTAAGCATTGGACTGGAGTCTCCGCTGCACTGCTTCGGGGGTGACGTGTTACTCTCGTTGTCCTCCGAGCTCTCCGACAGCGTCGACTCGAACCAGAGATTCAGGAGCTTCTGCAGGGTGCTGATGTGCTGATCCTTGTACATCAGCGCTACCAGTTGCGCCATCGTGACGCCCCAGTAGGCACGCTGCGGACAGGACATCAGGTAGATCAGCAGCTTGTCGATGCTCTGCGTGAACAGGTTCCAGATGATTTGGTTCTGGAAGGAGGTGTTATGGCCCGCCGTTGGGAAGCTGCCCGCATGCGTACCCACCCCCGTTCCCATCTCGGGCACATGCAGTATAttgcgcagcagcagcagacagtTGTTAACACTGTCACACTGCTGGATGGAAAGCTTCGTGTCCCGCTCAAGTATACCCTTCATGTGGTCGATCACCGCCTTGGTGGTCTTCCAATCGACGAACGCTTCCTTGCTTGTGATAAGCAGCTTGTTCAGCTCGAAGATCGTATGTCTGCCGATCTCCGATTTCGACACGAGATCAACCGGGAGCAAACATTCGACCGGTACGGTCAAATTCACCAGCAACCGTATCGTCGTGTCGATGATCTTCACATCCTTCGCGTTTACCAGCAGTGGCACGATGTCATTCTTAACGTTCTGTCCGAACCCTATTGCCCGGCGAAATGTTCGCAGGGTCGCATCCTCCACCGCCAGCTTACAGATGATCTCCTCCAGCGTTACCAGACAGTCCTCGCTGACGTGGTACACATCGTCCTCGAACGTCCCCAGCGAACCGAAGGTGCTGTTGATCTGCGGATTCGCCAGCAGCCATTCCATGCTTCAACCTAGGCTCGCTCCCGACGAATTACCTCCAAACGGTTTCCCCTCCCCGGGAATGTGGATTGCGGGGAATACGTACGATGGATAGGTGGATGGGTAGGATTCGTTGGTAATCGAAAGTAATTCACTGAGATCAGAGGGGCTTAACGAAAAAATACGGCTACGTCTAGCGAAGCGAAAGATGTGGTACTTTCTCTTGGCGAATTTCTTTAAGTATCCTTTGAAGGATAATCTATTTGCGTTTGATGGTAAGTGGCTTGGGAGCGAGGATCTGACTGATAGAAACGAGGTTTTGTATCCATTGGAATCGTTTGCTAAAAAGATATATTagtaaagaaaggaaagaaaacagaaagtgaagaaaaaagaacacgaGAACGAGATATGATTaacacaagaaaacacacacacacaaaacgactGTACTGGTTTGTTTGAATGGTATACAGATTATAACacaacagacacacaaaaTAGTAAACATTTTGCAAACGACTAATAATCGCAAACCGAAAACGTATTGGCAATTAAAATGCGTGATAAATTGGATCGCTCCACGAAACTCCTTAAGGTTATTTATGGTTCAATAAGCATCCTCACAATGTGATCTCACGCAGCTTCATCAGTTAACCGTGCCACCGTGCCATTTATATTTATCACGCCAGAGCCACATTTCAGACACTCCGACTTCCCATTTCTCAACCAAAAAGGGCAAATTGGCAAATGATAAGCGCCACGCTACATTACGTTATTTGCCTAAATCTTACGTCACGCGTCAAATTAAGAGGCTGGTAGTGTGTATATTTATGTACATGTCGTAATTCTTGCTCCTGTGTGTTTGCAATACACCTTCCAGAAGAAGGGAAGAGCAAATTAAGGATATAAATTTGATGGGTAAATGTTGGAAAGTCTGGCATGTACTGTCACTGCCATCATGCCACGATGTATCTACATCGTTTATTGGCATATGTCCAAGCTTCGTTTGAGTGGAATTAAGATGATATTTCGATCAGATATGTTAGTCTAGATATTTACCATCCAATGTATATTTTCCCTGCCCATTCGCCATTCGTCCTCAAAATGTAACATGTTGGTTGTGTTTGACAGCATTTTATCTTAGTACAAGTTGGCCGTCCTAACCTCCTGCAGATATATAATAGGATCGGGATTTGTACATACATACACTTATCGGATGGTTTTTTGAAGCGGAATTTTGGTTAACACATTCCCGGTGCGCTGGACAGTGGTTGTCGGTTCCAATGACTTTGCCGTTGTTTCGTGAGTAAGTTACGTTAGCGCACAGTGACctttttcgtctttttttcccccaatccTCAATGTCCACCGTATGTGAGTCAACGAAGCACTAGCAATGCTTGCAACAAGGAAGACACCGACGTAGCGTGCCCTAATCCCGTTTCAGTTTCCTGTGTTGGTGGAGTCGTTCTATTACTGTGGCAGTCTCGTTGCCTTATCGGTTGTGCTTAAACGTTCGGTACATAATCACTCCCACTCGAAACATAACCCAAGCGTACACGATGCCGGTTGAGCAAATTGTAACAGAAAATGTATTAACCTTCTGCCTTAACAAGCCCGTGACACACGAGCAAGTACAACGATGGCAACGTGAGCCAGTACCACCACGATCCACCACGTTCTTCAGGCACTTTCACTTCGGCTAATGAATGTGAAGCAAATTATGACGCTGTGAAGGATTATCATTGGAGCAACATTCGATATCGGGATTATTAGATTCTTTGccacccccccggggggcagGCTCCCCACGAAGTCCTCACGGCCATAATAAGTAAACTATCTTGCCGGGAAAATGTTGGGGTGGAACATTTTCCAGCGATATCATGACACAAAATGTCAACCGCGTGGTACGAACATCGCACCGCATAGTCGAACACGTGCGAATGTGGTGAGGCAGCAGTGGCCACAAACATGAATGTACTAGACATCTGTCATCGCTGTGTTACACTTCCAGTTTATTGTTTGTCACTTTGAGATGGAAAACGGAGGCACCGGTGGaggaaaaaatcttttcacacacaaaaatgtacACTCTCGGAACGGATGTTTGTGAAAAGTTTCCATGCCAAGTCTCATGCCGGAGTTGCTGAGGTGTAACTCGTACAATGACCATTGTTTGGAAAGTTTCAAGTGCTCAAATTAGCCACAACATTACAACGGCGCTGGTGGAGGTTGAGACCGAATAAAACTGGACAAAACAAAGACTTTTCCTGCTAACAAAACCTTTTGAGCAAAGGGCTTCGGCGTCGGGgatgttttctttcgcttcggAAGATTCACGAGGCCAACGGTGGAAGTTACTTTTTTAGAACAGAAAACTTTGCAGTACGTTTTTAATTTCGAGCTTGATCACgttgatggatggaaaatagcAGAAAACGGGTAAAGTTCCACAGAACTGCGAGTCACACCCTGGAGTGTAAATAGTGCATTGTTAGGTTTAG
Proteins encoded in this window:
- the LOC125775156 gene encoding protein timeless isoform X2, which codes for MEWLLANPQINSTFGSLGTFEDDVYHVSEDCLVTLEEIICKLAVEDATLRTFRRAIGFGQNVKNDIVPLLVNAKDVKIIDTTIRLLVNLTVPVECLLPVDLVSKSEIGRHTIFELNKLLITSKEAFVDWKTTKAVIDHMKGILERDTKLSIQQCDSVNNCLLLLRNILHVPEMGTGVGTHAGSFPTAGHNTSFQNQIIWNLFTQSIDKLLIYLMSCPQRAYWGVTMAQLVALMYKDQHISTLQKLLNLWFESTLSESSEDNESNTSPPKQCSGDSSPMLTSDPTSDSSDNGSGKMPSSMSKECSSEAPQVTRMVADYPTQIILSRAIKSHQMYHQTLKANATDGCILGGTTCGSCCNGGGGCGASGKPSCNGSGAHHQQQQLCDHQKTPASDGQETKKSKGGGKSFESSSSSGSSGIFCKQTVAAAVASVKDQAMKDCSKSHNGQQSCQQQQQQQQQQQQQLQSPPKSPTSPSQQQSPSQQQQQSQQQTQKQIQVSLSENSDCGYGTQVEKESISTSSNEDDSPHQKPIHQKPPSNQKQRFNAANKQRNPVSVQEKKELRRKKLVKRGKSNIINMKGLMHHVPTDDDISHILKEFTVDFLLKGYGYLVHELHTQLLSDLQVQIDTSHFFWLVTYFLKFATQLELDLEHINSVLSFDIISYLTYEGVMLCEQLEQLSRATETDIKPCLRRIHLVVTAIREFLQALDTYKKSTHLTKEDKEKLKLLQIQISCTEDLRCLFVLLLRCYNPNIQSRQYLQDLIVTNHTLLLLLDGVRELTADGVPGDMLGHIKQFATVEIMHQYGLLLEDFRENGAFVNDCIFTMMHHVGGDLGQINVLFQPSILKTYSQIWETEYELCDDWSDLIEYVIHKFINTPQPAPLTLSTTLPDIGTQLLSSNLLVTWTQEEKDSLHWYYVQCRQSKCVVADILKLFQENGNQQKTRLSIIEQLLEQNIITLIQYDDLMKVENPDYERNVQTPALSVASADSPKPEDGDSKSSSKAVDDIQVLRDRLQKENRGKLIAWLQKSLLDCCFVKLNLLSGNVYVTAGIGGNMGVVVMEPVSYHCILKKKSIPVVPWNQDQFAILSYQPFILLLHKLGFHLPADAKKMFVRIPEFWTADILYNIALKLGPLDKSILKFDLKYLNKVLSMEKQAKADPCPPNDARLENFGLSRFSPQITTNWLDVVMRNKAVQSKRKLDLPGPSKVIDTANATHPSATLKTGGKPAAQTKMLHDLSIIVESNDDDDDELPADEDDGLDSSEVPVLEEHDVVSACETASVASDLTRMYVSDEDDKHDIVPPIL